In Leptospira licerasiae serovar Varillal str. VAR 010, the sequence TCTGCGATTAACTCCTCGCATCTCCAATAAAAACGTTATACATGGGTCTTACCCCTGGATTTCCTGATTCTGTATCTTAAGAATGTAGCGAAAAAACTCATACCGAAGGTAAGAGTCAATAATACAACTGTGGTTGCATATTGTTTAGGCATGGCGGCATCCACATCAGGCGATTGGGTCGCCAATACGAATAAGTGATAACCTAATTGCATGAACTGATCCGATAGATGAGAAGGTAATTCCGGCAAGGAATACACGACTCCCACGAATAAGATCGGAGCTACTTCTCCGGCTCCTCTTCCGATCGCAAGGATTGCTCCAGTCAAAATTCCCGTAAGAGAATTCGGCAGGATCAATTTCCAGATGGTTTGCCATTTAGTTGCGCCTAACGCGAGGCTGGATTCTCTCATTTCCCTCGGATTACTTCTCATGGTTTCTTCGACAGAAATAATGACTACGGGTAAGGTGAGGATTGCAAGAGTTGCCGCGGCCCAGATCAGAGCGGGTTTGCCCCAGATCGGAGTGGTATTGCTTGCAACGTAATCCATTCCCTTTCCGATAAACTGGATAAAGAACCCGACCCCGAATAGACCGAATACGATGGAAGGAACTCCTGCTAACGTATTGATCGCGAATCTAACCGTCATTGCAAACTTAGAATCTCTTGCGGTATATTCCGAAAGAAAGATCCCGGTAGCCGTCCCGATAGGAATACTGAATAAGATCATTATAAAAACTAGATATACTGTTCCGTAAATCGCAGGAAAGATTCCGCCTTCTAAGTTATTATTCCTGGGGGATTCCGTTAGGAATTCCCAATTAACACCGGAAAATCCCTTGTAGAATATATTCCCGAGCATAAGAAGGACCGCCGATAAAATAAGTCCTGTAGCAAGCATGGGAGCGCCCAAAGCTAATATGGAATAAATTTTATCTTGGATGACTCTTTTTCTTTTAAGTCTAACTTTTTTCCATTTCAAAGAGGTTTACCAAATCTTGTTTGTTTAGGAGCCATGAAACTTTTTCATAAGCCGTTTTTTGACGTACAGCTCAGTGATCGCGTTCAAGGAAAAAGTGAATAGGAACAGAAGAACTCCCAGGAAGAACAGAATATTATAATGTTCCGATCCCCAGATAACTTCTCCCATTTCAGCGCCGATCGTGGCGGCAAATGTCCTACTCGGATCAAAAATACCGAAACTCATCATGGGGGCGTTACCGGTCGCCATAAGAGCGATCATCGTCTCACCGAAGGCCCTTCCGATACCCAAAAGTACTGCGGCGAATACTCCGGGAAGTGCAGCAGGAAGCATAACTCTATAAGCGGTCTGCCATTCGGTAGCTCCTAATGCCAGGGATGCCTGTCTATAAGATTGAGGTACTGTGCTTAGAGCATCTTCCGCAACGGTAAATATAATTGGAGTGACCGCTATCGCAAGACCGATCCCTCCTGTTAGAGCGTTTAATCTGAAATCTATATCGAAGGTTGCCTTTACTATAGTGGCAACATCCATCAAACAGAAAAAACCGATCACAACGGAAGGGAAATTTGCTAACATTTCGATTGCCGGTTTTACGATCTCTCGGACTCTTGCAGGTACAAAAAACGTAATATTCAAAGCAGCTAAAATAGCTAATGGGGCTCCGAGTAGAATTGCTATGATCGTAGTTTTCGCAGTTCCGACGATCAAAGGTAGAATACCGAACTTAGGGACGGAAGACACGGGCTGCCATACCTTACTGAAAAGATTTTCAAAAAGAGAGAGTTTTTCAGGTTCGGGAGTAGAGACTGCAACAGGTTTATTTAATTCTAAAGTATCTCCGTCAGGATTATATTCCGTAGGAGCGTCGGAGCTTGAGTCAGGATTGTATTCTGTTGGCGCTCCTGAGCTCTGGATAGAGGAAGTGGCTTGCGGAGAATCCGAGAAGAATAAGGAAGAAGCTTCTCTAAAGACGAAGAAAAAAATAAGAAGAATGATAAGGATGGAAGTTGCAGCGGTTCCTTTAACTAAG encodes:
- the pstA gene encoding phosphate ABC transporter permease PstA, with the translated sequence MKWKKVRLKRKRVIQDKIYSILALGAPMLATGLILSAVLLMLGNIFYKGFSGVNWEFLTESPRNNNLEGGIFPAIYGTVYLVFIMILFSIPIGTATGIFLSEYTARDSKFAMTVRFAINTLAGVPSIVFGLFGVGFFIQFIGKGMDYVASNTTPIWGKPALIWAAATLAILTLPVVIISVEETMRSNPREMRESSLALGATKWQTIWKLILPNSLTGILTGAILAIGRGAGEVAPILFVGVVYSLPELPSHLSDQFMQLGYHLFVLATQSPDVDAAMPKQYATTVVLLTLTFGMSFFATFLRYRIRKSRGKTHV
- the pstC gene encoding phosphate ABC transporter permease subunit PstC; this encodes MSKLDPLLRYLLHPSRRKIDVFAETLVKGTAATSILIILLIFFFVFREASSLFFSDSPQATSSIQSSGAPTEYNPDSSSDAPTEYNPDGDTLELNKPVAVSTPEPEKLSLFENLFSKVWQPVSSVPKFGILPLIVGTAKTTIIAILLGAPLAILAALNITFFVPARVREIVKPAIEMLANFPSVVIGFFCLMDVATIVKATFDIDFRLNALTGGIGLAIAVTPIIFTVAEDALSTVPQSYRQASLALGATEWQTAYRVMLPAALPGVFAAVLLGIGRAFGETMIALMATGNAPMMSFGIFDPSRTFAATIGAEMGEVIWGSEHYNILFFLGVLLFLFTFSLNAITELYVKKRLMKKFHGS